A window of Zingiber officinale cultivar Zhangliang chromosome 5A, Zo_v1.1, whole genome shotgun sequence contains these coding sequences:
- the LOC121983235 gene encoding expansin-A11-like — MQALGERSRPEMAMATPMHAFALAAVISVVALAASTAAASGGWDVADATFYGDMSGKATMGGDCGYGDLFTQGYGLANTAVSGVLFNNYETCGACYEVRCFNDTRGCRQGSSIHVTVTSLCPPDPKLPGGGLCQPPRKHFDMSEAMYTRIATTPYAGSIPIQFRRVPCAKAGGIKFQIKGNPWWILVLVYNVGGSGDVASVSVRGSSGSGSWRPMEREWGQNWQITKTPELMGQALSFQVTTGDGKVVVSDNVAPAHWQFGQIFEGGQF, encoded by the coding sequence ATGCAAGCGCTTGGCGAGCGGAGCAGACCGGAGATGGCAATGGCGACCCCGATGCATGCGTTCGCTCTGGCTGCAGTGATCTCGGTGGTGGCTCTCGCGGCCTCGACCGCGGCGGCGAGTGGCGGATGGGACGTCGCAGACGCCACGTTCTACGGCGACATGTCCGGCAAGGCCACCATGGGCGGCGACTGCGGCTACGGCGACCTGTTCACGCAGGGGTACGGCCTGGCCAACACCGCCGTCTCCGGCGTGCTCTTCAACAACTACGAGACCTGCGGCGCGTGCTACGAGGTGCGGTGCTTCAACGACACGCGGGGGTGCCGGCAGGGGAGCAGCATCCATGTGACCGTCACCAGCCTCTGCCCGCCGGACCCGAAGCTCCCCGGCGGCGGGCTCTGCCAGCCGCCCCGGAAGCACTTCGACATGTCGGAGGCGATGTACACGAGGATCGCGACGACGCCGTACGCGGGGAGCATCCCGATCCAGTTCCGGCGGGTGCCGTGCGCGAAGGCCGGCGGGATCAAGTTCCAGATCAAGGGGAACCCGTGGTGGATCCTGGTTCTCGTCTACAACGTCGGCGGTTCCGGCGACGTGGCGTCTGTGTCCGTGCGGGGGTCGTCCGGCAGCGGCTCGTGGAGGCCGATGGAGAGGGAGTGGGGGCAGAACTGGCAGATCACGAAGACGCCGGAGCTGATGGGACAGGCTCTGTCCTTCCAGGTGACCACCGGCGACGGCAAAGTAGTAGTGTCGGACAACGTCGCGCCGGCGCACTGGCAGTTCGGCCAAATCTTTGAAGGCGGACaattttaa
- the LOC121980007 gene encoding uncharacterized protein LOC121980007 yields the protein MQAAATPAAYAHQQPRDLMASPTPAAPRSNGFVDASSPVMRCDGFGGASSVSKCRNYYLGQKIAGERNSKFNNSIASSPHTMCERKAENLMRPSQHIDNVMHVQSKEEKEKNHLRLRTTVVTVRWLALQGCAFRGNDESISSSNRGNFLELVKAFAKMSTEINEVVLEHAPKNAQYITPEIQKEILHIMTNRVQKMVREEVSDKCFSKDVNVIWKFFSHLDNIVNIVTSSTKRIAELHTVQIIEIEHMLAIGERDSGSGANQIGSLQRAGATRWSSHYDSVKSLIGMYAATCKVFEVLSNHSPNGRAKAEVRGIYRNMILFVKFFKENLKIFCLLLHLSLLPKLSSKNLENAAIDFILMELNTRFNESSVELFSRSTALDPKNSFESINTDDICKPAMKFYPEDFTNQDIIALKYELVHYKLDVIQNLKASTLVELCQQLTESGRSKVYVMLTRLIHLVLMLPVSTVTTERPFSTMKNMKTTLRNKMEDEFLEDCLTLYIEQDLAKDIDVNSIIDEFYVSKFRRTQLC from the exons ATGCAAGCTGCTGCAACGCCTGCAGCCTACGCTCACCAGCAGCCCCGCGATCTGATGGCTTCGCCGACGCCAGCAGCCCCGCGATCTAATGGCTTCGTCGACGCCAGCAGCCCCGTGATGCGATGCGATGGCTTCGGCGGCGCCAGCAGCGTTTCAAAATGCAGAAATTACTATTTGGGACAAAAGATTGCTGGGGAAAGAAACTCAAAGTTCAACAATAG CATTG CTTCTTCGCCTCATACTATGTGCGAGAGAAAGGCTGAAAATTTGATGAGACCCTCGCAACATATTGATAATGTCATGCATGTCCAATCtaaagaggaaaaagaaaaaaatcatttGCGTTTGCGGACCACAGTTGTCACTGTTCGTTGGCTAGCACTTCAAGGGTGTGCCTTTAGAGGTAATGATGAATCTATATCTTCATCTAATCgtgggaattttcttgaattagtAAAGGCTTTTGCAAAAATGAGTACAGAAATTAATGAAGTTGTACTTGAGCATGCTCCAAAAAATGCTCAATATATCACTCCAGAAATTCAGAAAGAGATTTTACATATTATGACTAATAGAGTACAAAAGATGGTTCGTGAAGAAGTTAGTGATAAATGTTTCt CCAAGGATGTCAATGttatttggaaatttttttcTCATTTGGATAATATAGTAAATATTGTTACTTCTTCTACTAAACGCATTGCTGAGTTACATACTGTACAGATAATTGAAATCGAGCATATGTTGGCAATTGGAGAACGTGATTCTGGAAGTGGGGCTAATCAGATTGGTAGTTTGCAGCGAGCGGGAGCTACTCGTTGGAGTTCTCACTATGACTCAGTAAAAAGCTTGATAGGTATGTATGCTGCAACTTGCAAAGTTTTTGAAGTTCTTAGTAACCATTCTCCAAATGGAAGAGCTAAGGCTGAAGTTCGGGGGATTTATAGAAACATG ATACTCTTTGTCAAATTCTTCAAAGAAAATCTTAAGATATTTTGTCTGCTGTTACATTTGTCTCTACTACCAAAACTATCCTCCAAGAACTTAGAGAATGCAG CAATAGATTTCATCTTGATGGAGTTAAATACTCGATTTAATGAGTCATCAGTGGAACTTTTTTCTCGTAGTACCGCTTTAGATCCTAAAAATTCGTTTGAATCAATTAATACTGATGATATTTGCAAGCCTGCAATGAAGTTTTATCCTGAAGATTTCACAAATCAAGACATCATTGCTTTGAAGTATGAATTGGTACATTATAAACTTGATGTCATACAAAATTTGAAGGCTTCTACACTTGTTGAGTTATGTCAGCAATTGACTGAGAGTGGACGGTCAAAGGTTTATGTTATGTTGACTAGATTGATTCATCTAGTTTTGATGTTACCTGTTTCTACTGTCACTACTGAGCGACCCTTTTCAACAATGAAGAATATGAAGACAACACTTCGCAATAAAATGGAGGatgaatttcttgaagattgTTTGACACTTTATATTGAACAAGATTTAGCTAAGGATATAGATGTAAATTCTATTATAGATGAATTTTATGTTTCAAAATTTCGTAGAACACAACTTTGTTGA